The following are encoded together in the Streptomyces sp. NBC_01465 genome:
- a CDS encoding thiolase C-terminal domain-containing protein, with translation MSPAIANAARRKVAVAGVALSDCGKVDDATPYALHAQAARRALADSGLSRDVIDGFASAGLGTLAPVEVAEYLGLKPTWVDSTAVGGSTWEVMAAHAADAIAAGHANAVLLVYGSTARADIKAKRRTSNLSFGARGPLQFEVPYGHSLIAKYAMAARRHMHEYGTTLEQLAEIAVQARTNAATNPDAMYRTPITVDEVLSGPMIADPFTKLHCCIRSDGGCAVLLVAEEYVQDCAKAPVWVLGAGEHVSHTTMSEWDDFTVSPAAVSGKLAFERAGVTPAEIDVAEIYDAFTYMTLVTLEDLGFCAKGEGGAFVEKGRLLRDGGLPTNTDGGGLSAQHPGMRGLFLMVEAVRQLRGEAGEGQIRKAGGRLPELAVASGTGGWFCSSGTVVLGRD, from the coding sequence ATGTCTCCTGCCATAGCCAACGCAGCCAGGCGCAAGGTCGCCGTAGCCGGTGTCGCCCTCTCGGACTGCGGCAAGGTCGACGACGCCACCCCCTACGCCCTGCACGCCCAGGCCGCCCGCCGCGCCCTCGCCGACTCGGGCCTGAGCCGCGACGTCATCGACGGCTTCGCCTCGGCGGGGCTCGGGACACTGGCGCCGGTGGAGGTCGCGGAGTATCTCGGATTGAAGCCAACGTGGGTCGACAGCACGGCAGTTGGCGGCTCCACCTGGGAGGTGATGGCGGCGCACGCGGCGGACGCGATCGCGGCGGGCCACGCCAATGCGGTCCTCCTGGTCTACGGATCGACGGCCCGCGCCGACATCAAGGCCAAGCGCCGCACCTCGAACCTCTCCTTCGGCGCCCGGGGCCCGCTCCAGTTCGAAGTCCCCTACGGCCACTCCCTCATCGCCAAGTACGCGATGGCCGCGCGCCGCCACATGCACGAGTACGGCACGACGCTGGAGCAGCTCGCGGAGATCGCCGTCCAGGCCCGTACGAACGCGGCGACCAACCCGGACGCGATGTACCGCACCCCCATCACCGTCGACGAGGTCCTGTCGGGCCCGATGATCGCCGACCCCTTCACCAAACTGCACTGCTGCATCCGCAGCGACGGCGGCTGCGCGGTGCTGCTGGTCGCCGAGGAGTACGTACAGGACTGCGCGAAGGCGCCGGTCTGGGTGCTCGGCGCGGGCGAGCACGTCTCGCACACCACGATGTCGGAGTGGGACGACTTCACGGTCTCCCCGGCGGCGGTCAGCGGAAAGCTCGCCTTCGAGCGGGCGGGCGTCACCCCGGCGGAGATCGACGTGGCGGAGATCTACGACGCCTTCACGTACATGACGCTGGTGACCCTGGAGGACCTGGGTTTCTGCGCGAAGGGCGAGGGCGGCGCCTTCGTCGAGAAGGGCCGCCTGCTGCGGGACGGAGGCCTCCCGACGAACACGGACGGCGGCGGCCTCTCGGCCCAACACCCCGGTATGCGCGGCCTGTTCCTGATGGTGGAGGCGGTACGGCAACTGCGCGGCGAGGCGGGCGAGGGCCAGATCCGCAAGGCGGGCGGCCGGCTCCCGGAGCTGGCGGTCGCGTCGGGGACGGGCGGCTGGTTCTGCTCGTCGGGGACGGTGGTGCTGGGGCGGGATTAA
- a CDS encoding CU044_5270 family protein produces the protein MNELDETRALRSDAPLPDSAWLAPQRDRLTEELRQKPARTTPLRRRAFLVPAAAVAAFAVAGAVVVTLPDDGKSPSPQQASRPQLLSAQASADTLELAAATVEKTQTTEPGPKQWVYEKSTNFVQGKPQTSEEWTRWDGTGAASLPGVPPSGSIKNFDPNKLQITYFPNQEKKLKEEGYDDRSQRQFYRFLATVPSDPDRMMRSIRKEHAIGDIPGETTAQRDWREIDVLYRSILIPPNAQAGLFRALAKIDGARVEKGVKDPLGRPAIGVAVTYAKPSASGFQGKQELFFAPETYAYLGQVRHTPPPRDIDGKLLENVDQDSLSMRSARDAWGVVDEPGARP, from the coding sequence ATGAACGAGCTGGACGAAACACGCGCCCTGCGCTCCGACGCGCCGCTGCCCGACAGTGCGTGGCTGGCACCCCAACGGGACCGGCTGACAGAGGAGTTGCGCCAGAAGCCCGCGCGCACGACGCCCCTCCGGCGCAGGGCGTTCCTGGTGCCCGCCGCAGCGGTCGCTGCCTTCGCCGTGGCCGGAGCGGTCGTCGTGACGCTCCCCGACGACGGCAAGAGCCCCAGCCCCCAGCAGGCCTCCAGACCACAGCTGCTCTCCGCCCAGGCGTCGGCCGACACCCTCGAACTCGCGGCGGCGACCGTCGAGAAGACTCAGACGACGGAGCCAGGACCGAAGCAGTGGGTGTACGAGAAGAGCACGAACTTCGTACAGGGCAAGCCCCAGACCTCCGAGGAGTGGACCCGCTGGGACGGCACCGGAGCAGCGAGCCTCCCCGGCGTACCCCCGTCCGGCAGCATCAAGAACTTCGACCCCAACAAACTCCAGATCACCTACTTCCCCAACCAGGAGAAGAAGCTGAAGGAGGAGGGGTACGACGACCGCTCCCAGCGCCAGTTCTACCGCTTCCTCGCGACGGTCCCGAGCGACCCCGACCGCATGATGCGAAGCATCCGCAAGGAGCACGCCATCGGCGACATCCCGGGCGAGACCACGGCCCAGCGCGACTGGCGGGAGATCGACGTCCTCTACCGGTCGATCCTGATCCCGCCCAACGCCCAGGCGGGCCTGTTCCGCGCACTCGCCAAGATCGACGGCGCCCGGGTGGAGAAGGGCGTCAAGGACCCGCTGGGACGCCCGGCTATCGGCGTGGCGGTCACCTACGCCAAGCCGAGCGCCTCGGGCTTCCAGGGCAAGCAGGAGCTGTTCTTCGCCCCGGAGACGTACGCGTATCTCGGCCAGGTCAGGCACACGCCACCGCCCAGGGACATTGACGGAAAGCTCCTCGAGAATGTCGACCAGGACAGCT
- a CDS encoding outer membrane protein assembly factor BamB family protein: MEQLTQHDPRRIGPFEVLGRLGAGGMGLVYLARSASGRRVAIKTVRTELAEDQLFRVRFTREVEAARAVSGFYTAAVVDADPRAAVPWLATAYVPAPSLEEIVNECGPMPAQAVRWLAAGIAEALQSIHGAGLVHRDLKPSNVLVVEDGPRVIDFGIASGVSNTRLTMTNVAVGTPAYMSPEQAKDSRNVKGASDVFSLGSTLVFAATGHAPFHGANPVETVFMLLREGPDINGLPTELRPLIEACMQMEAVNRPSPEDLQAQLAPHLFSSGSDDSGTASAWLPSRATAMIEQRRGGRPPQQRPTAQPSPPPRPAYQPQHQAQAQQHQHQAQSQPQEQGDWRIAPAEGPVRLPGAQVPIGPGPRAAEVRSHAVAEAGPATGWIRPPGGGALNGAEAAVAAPPVPVPAQTPEGSARWRPWRFRMSNDVWGTPVVDEGLLYVTSFEVHALDVGSGRRQFKTKDVAWSMAVSGGRIHASDGPTLYALDAKDGTDRWRLQTDAWVYALRADRGTVLTATRGGGVQAWEASNGEKLWELTGAQTDFETPEAGPVLDADTVYVWKDARLYALDARTGSERWSYPVGDAASCGGVPVRLAPAADGYVYVSAGTRVLAVDRATGHVRWHFEAPAVFLSPPAFAPGPAVAGGGVYLADYLGTVYALDASTGKDRWRIATESRQSVEPVLVADGNVHVGSGSALYTLDAVTGTPKWRFAAGGEVVGAPVVAEGRLHFGSADHCLYTLDAAGGQLRWKLATGGEITGSPVAKAGVVYACSKDRCVYALDAVKGTGTGGGRS, translated from the coding sequence GTGGAGCAGCTGACGCAGCACGATCCGAGGCGCATCGGCCCGTTCGAGGTGCTCGGACGGCTCGGCGCCGGCGGCATGGGGCTCGTGTACCTCGCGCGCTCGGCCTCGGGCCGGCGCGTGGCGATCAAGACGGTACGGACCGAGCTCGCCGAGGACCAGCTGTTCCGGGTGCGCTTCACGCGCGAGGTCGAGGCCGCACGGGCCGTCTCCGGCTTCTACACGGCGGCGGTCGTCGACGCGGACCCGCGGGCGGCCGTGCCCTGGCTGGCCACCGCGTACGTACCCGCCCCCTCCCTCGAAGAGATAGTGAATGAGTGCGGGCCGATGCCGGCCCAGGCCGTGCGCTGGCTGGCGGCGGGCATCGCCGAGGCCCTGCAGTCGATCCACGGCGCGGGTCTGGTCCACCGCGACCTGAAGCCGTCCAACGTCCTGGTCGTCGAGGACGGGCCGCGCGTCATCGACTTCGGGATCGCGTCCGGGGTCTCCAACACCCGGCTGACCATGACGAACGTGGCCGTCGGCACACCCGCGTACATGTCGCCCGAGCAGGCCAAGGACTCGCGCAACGTGAAGGGCGCGAGCGACGTCTTCTCGCTCGGCTCGACGCTCGTCTTCGCGGCGACCGGGCACGCGCCCTTCCACGGGGCCAATCCGGTGGAGACCGTCTTCATGCTGCTGCGGGAGGGCCCCGACATCAACGGGCTGCCCACCGAGCTGCGTCCGCTCATCGAGGCGTGCATGCAGATGGAGGCCGTGAACCGGCCCAGCCCCGAGGACCTCCAGGCCCAGCTCGCCCCGCACCTCTTCTCGTCCGGGAGCGACGACAGCGGTACGGCGTCCGCGTGGCTGCCCTCGCGGGCCACCGCGATGATCGAGCAGCGCCGGGGCGGCCGCCCGCCCCAGCAGCGCCCCACCGCCCAGCCCTCGCCGCCGCCGCGACCGGCGTACCAGCCGCAGCACCAGGCTCAGGCCCAGCAGCATCAGCACCAGGCGCAGTCCCAGCCCCAGGAGCAGGGCGACTGGCGCATCGCGCCCGCCGAGGGCCCCGTCCGGCTGCCCGGCGCCCAGGTGCCGATCGGTCCCGGGCCCCGCGCCGCCGAGGTGCGCTCGCACGCGGTGGCGGAGGCGGGCCCCGCGACGGGCTGGATCCGGCCGCCCGGCGGCGGCGCGCTCAACGGGGCGGAGGCCGCGGTGGCCGCCCCGCCCGTCCCCGTACCGGCGCAGACCCCGGAGGGCTCGGCGCGCTGGCGGCCGTGGCGGTTCCGTATGTCCAACGACGTGTGGGGCACCCCGGTCGTCGACGAAGGGCTGCTCTACGTCACGTCCTTCGAGGTGCACGCGCTCGATGTGGGCAGCGGCAGACGGCAGTTCAAGACCAAGGACGTCGCCTGGTCGATGGCGGTCTCCGGCGGCCGCATCCACGCCTCCGACGGCCCCACGCTCTATGCCTTGGATGCCAAGGACGGCACGGACCGCTGGCGGCTGCAGACCGACGCCTGGGTGTACGCGCTGCGGGCCGACCGGGGCACGGTGCTCACGGCGACGCGCGGCGGCGGCGTCCAGGCCTGGGAGGCGTCCAACGGCGAGAAGCTGTGGGAACTGACCGGCGCCCAGACGGACTTCGAGACCCCGGAGGCGGGCCCTGTCCTCGACGCGGACACGGTGTACGTGTGGAAGGACGCCCGGCTGTACGCGCTCGACGCCCGTACGGGATCCGAGCGCTGGTCCTACCCGGTCGGCGACGCGGCCTCCTGCGGCGGGGTCCCGGTGCGGCTGGCCCCGGCTGCTGATGGCTATGTGTACGTCTCCGCCGGGACCAGGGTCCTGGCGGTCGACCGGGCGACGGGCCATGTGCGCTGGCACTTCGAGGCCCCGGCGGTCTTCCTGTCGCCGCCCGCCTTCGCCCCGGGCCCGGCGGTGGCCGGGGGCGGGGTGTACCTCGCGGACTACCTCGGCACGGTCTACGCGCTGGACGCGTCGACCGGCAAGGACCGCTGGCGCATCGCGACCGAATCCCGCCAGTCGGTGGAGCCGGTCCTGGTCGCCGACGGCAACGTGCATGTGGGCAGCGGGAGCGCGCTCTACACGCTGGACGCGGTGACGGGCACGCCGAAGTGGCGGTTCGCTGCGGGCGGCGAGGTCGTCGGCGCTCCGGTGGTGGCCGAGGGCCGACTGCACTTCGGGTCCGCCGACCACTGTCTGTACACGCTGGATGCGGCGGGCGGCCAGCTGCGGTGGAAGCTGGCGACGGGCGGGGAGATCACGGGGTCGCCGGTGGCGAAGGCGGGTGTCGTGTACGCGTGCAGCAAGGACCGGTGCGTGTACGCGCTGGACGCGGTGAAGGGGACGGGGACGGGCGGCGGCCGGAGCTAG
- a CDS encoding VOC family protein, with amino-acid sequence MAAFADGLPCWADAQLDDVAAGKRFYGELFGWTFDDNPDEKYGGYTNAFSDGKRVAALAPKQDGRMPTVWTVYLATADAAATASAITEAGGQVVLQPMEVAPYGTMAVTMDPGGAVFGLWQGAEHQGFEKQREPGAFCWVEVYTRVPEAVDAFYEEVFGYEGQDMQDIPGGFRTYSPKGTEPGPETAVGGRSVIGPDRPDELPSYFLLYFQVADCDATVAAATRLGGRVLQPPFDIPYGRMAILNDDQGATFAVLQG; translated from the coding sequence ATGGCCGCATTCGCAGACGGACTGCCCTGCTGGGCGGACGCGCAGCTCGACGACGTGGCGGCGGGCAAGCGCTTCTACGGGGAGCTCTTCGGCTGGACCTTCGACGACAACCCGGACGAGAAGTACGGCGGCTACACGAACGCCTTCAGCGACGGAAAGCGCGTCGCCGCCCTGGCGCCCAAGCAGGACGGCCGCATGCCCACGGTCTGGACCGTCTATCTGGCCACCGCCGACGCCGCGGCCACCGCATCGGCCATCACGGAGGCCGGTGGGCAGGTGGTGCTCCAGCCGATGGAGGTCGCCCCGTACGGCACGATGGCCGTCACCATGGACCCCGGCGGCGCGGTCTTCGGGCTCTGGCAGGGCGCGGAGCACCAGGGCTTCGAGAAGCAGCGCGAGCCCGGCGCCTTCTGCTGGGTCGAGGTCTACACCCGGGTCCCGGAGGCCGTGGACGCCTTCTACGAGGAGGTCTTCGGGTACGAGGGCCAGGACATGCAGGACATCCCCGGCGGCTTCCGTACGTACTCGCCGAAGGGCACCGAGCCAGGCCCCGAGACGGCCGTCGGCGGGCGCAGCGTCATCGGCCCGGACCGGCCCGACGAGCTGCCCTCCTATTTCCTTCTCTACTTCCAGGTCGCAGACTGCGACGCGACCGTGGCCGCGGCCACCCGGCTGGGCGGGCGGGTGCTGCAGCCGCCCTTCGACATTCCGTACGGGCGGATGGCGATCCTCAACGACGACCAGGGGGCCACGTTCGCCGTCCTCCAGGGCTGA
- a CDS encoding acyl-CoA dehydrogenase family protein, with amino-acid sequence MDAAFTAEQDEIRRTVRELLAKRCGPDDVKSAVRTAAGYDSELWSTLTQQLGLPGLALPTEYGGVGCGPTELALTCEETGRALLPSPLIATSALAAPLITSLGSEAQRADLLPQVATGALTATLAAPLGPALGLTGPVDGDWAGGGRAGGVQARIVDGAWRLYGQVEQVLYGHSAGLLLVAAHAGGFARSRTLLFLVRDDAAGLARTRQTALDETRPQARIELRDTEAELLGESDDADVPAALAAAGSVAGAVLAAEAVGAADQALARTVEYVKEREQFGRAIGSFQAVKHRLADLYVSVQAARSAAYYAAWDPSAGGLALAQGLEALRVTASEAIQLHGGIGFTWEHEAHLYFKRAAGDDLLFGPVHRLRAHAADRAGLFEGKVAV; translated from the coding sequence ATGGATGCCGCCTTCACCGCGGAACAGGACGAGATCCGCCGTACCGTACGCGAGTTGCTCGCCAAACGCTGCGGTCCGGACGACGTCAAGAGCGCGGTGCGTACCGCCGCCGGATACGACAGCGAGCTCTGGAGCACCCTCACCCAGCAGCTCGGCCTGCCGGGCCTCGCGCTCCCCACCGAGTACGGAGGCGTCGGCTGCGGACCCACCGAACTCGCCCTGACCTGCGAGGAGACCGGCCGCGCCCTGCTCCCGTCCCCGCTGATCGCGACGTCCGCCCTCGCGGCCCCGCTGATCACATCGCTGGGCTCGGAGGCCCAGCGCGCCGACCTGCTCCCCCAGGTCGCCACCGGCGCGCTGACCGCCACCCTCGCCGCCCCCCTCGGCCCGGCCCTCGGCCTCACAGGACCGGTCGACGGCGACTGGGCGGGCGGCGGGCGTGCGGGCGGGGTGCAGGCGCGCATCGTGGACGGGGCGTGGCGGCTGTACGGGCAGGTCGAGCAGGTCCTGTACGGGCACAGCGCCGGCCTCCTCCTGGTCGCCGCCCACGCGGGCGGCTTCGCCCGAAGCAGGACGCTGCTCTTCCTCGTACGGGACGACGCCGCCGGCCTGGCCCGCACCCGGCAGACCGCCCTGGACGAGACCCGGCCGCAGGCCCGCATCGAACTCCGGGACACCGAGGCCGAGTTGCTCGGGGAGAGCGACGACGCGGACGTCCCCGCCGCGCTGGCCGCCGCCGGCTCCGTCGCGGGCGCCGTGCTCGCCGCCGAGGCGGTCGGGGCCGCGGACCAGGCTCTTGCCCGTACGGTCGAATACGTCAAGGAGCGCGAGCAGTTCGGGCGCGCGATCGGCTCCTTCCAGGCGGTGAAGCACCGGCTCGCCGACCTGTATGTGAGCGTGCAGGCGGCCAGGTCGGCGGCGTACTACGCGGCCTGGGACCCCTCGGCGGGCGGCCTCGCCCTCGCGCAGGGCCTGGAGGCGCTGCGCGTGACCGCGTCCGAGGCGATTCAGTTGCACGGCGGGATCGGCTTCACCTGGGAGCACGAGGCGCATCTGTACTTCAAGCGCGCGGCCGGGGACGATCTTCTCTTCGGGCCCGTGCACCGGCTGCGGGCGCATGCCGCCGACCGGGCCGGTCTGTTCGAGGGGAAGGTCGCGGTCTGA
- a CDS encoding TetR family transcriptional regulator, whose translation MTGQVRTVDGRVAGRRGQATRQKLLDCLSEMLSSSPYRDVKVIDVARKAGTSPATFYQYFPDVEGAVLEIAEEMAKEGAGLTSLVSGRSWVGKAGWQAAEELVEGFLDFWRRNDAILRVVDLGAAEGDKRFYKIRMKILNSVTNSLTDAVKELQSKGKVDADVSPAAMAGSLVAMLAAVASHQKGFQTWGVKQAELKPNLALLVHLGITGKKPVK comes from the coding sequence ATGACAGGACAAGTACGCACCGTCGACGGCCGCGTGGCCGGTCGACGCGGTCAGGCGACGCGGCAGAAGCTGCTCGACTGCCTCAGCGAGATGCTCAGCTCCTCGCCGTACCGGGACGTCAAGGTCATCGACGTGGCCCGGAAGGCAGGGACTTCACCCGCGACCTTCTACCAGTACTTCCCGGACGTCGAGGGTGCCGTCCTGGAGATCGCCGAGGAAATGGCAAAGGAGGGCGCGGGGTTGACCTCCCTCGTCTCCGGCCGTTCCTGGGTCGGCAAGGCGGGCTGGCAGGCCGCGGAGGAACTGGTCGAGGGATTCCTCGACTTCTGGCGCCGCAACGACGCCATCCTCCGGGTCGTCGACCTCGGCGCCGCCGAAGGCGACAAGCGGTTCTACAAGATCCGTATGAAGATCCTCAACTCCGTGACCAACTCCCTTACGGACGCGGTCAAGGAGCTCCAGTCGAAGGGCAAGGTCGACGCCGACGTCAGCCCGGCCGCGATGGCGGGCTCCCTGGTCGCGATGCTCGCCGCAGTGGCCTCGCACCAGAAGGGCTTCCAGACCTGGGGCGTCAAGCAGGCCGAACTGAAGCCGAACCTGGCCCTGTTGGTGCACCTGGGCATCACGGGCAAGAAGCCGGTCAAGTAG
- a CDS encoding RNA polymerase sigma factor yields MTEPLAEDAALIAASLDEPERFAALFDRHAPAIHQYVARRLGRDAADDVTAETFLTAFRIRARYDSGRAGVRPWLFGITAMLIGRHRREEVKALKILARTGRDPVAESWTDSADDRVAAQAAVRPLAGALAKLSQDDRHTLLLLAWADLTYQEIADALDIPVGTVRSRLNRARKKLRAAAGPQAHFTESFEPHAPEGDLA; encoded by the coding sequence ATGACTGAACCGCTCGCCGAGGACGCCGCCCTGATCGCGGCGTCACTCGACGAACCGGAGCGCTTCGCCGCGCTCTTCGACCGGCATGCGCCCGCCATCCACCAGTACGTCGCCCGGCGCCTCGGCAGGGACGCGGCCGACGACGTCACCGCCGAGACCTTCCTGACCGCCTTCCGGATACGGGCCAGGTACGACAGCGGGCGGGCCGGCGTACGGCCGTGGCTGTTCGGCATCACCGCCATGCTCATCGGCCGGCACCGCCGCGAAGAGGTCAAGGCGCTGAAGATCCTGGCCCGCACGGGCCGCGACCCGGTGGCCGAGAGCTGGACCGACTCCGCCGACGACCGCGTCGCCGCGCAGGCCGCCGTCCGCCCCCTGGCCGGAGCCCTGGCCAAGCTGTCGCAGGACGACCGGCACACGCTGCTGCTCCTGGCCTGGGCCGACCTCACCTACCAGGAGATCGCCGACGCACTGGACATCCCGGTGGGCACCGTACGGTCGCGCCTCAACCGCGCCCGCAAGAAGCTGCGTGCCGCGGCAGGCCCGCAGGCGCACTTCACCGAATCGTTCGAACCGCACGCACCGGAAGGCGACCTCGCATGA
- a CDS encoding nitroreductase family deazaflavin-dependent oxidoreductase — MPPGIKLMQKMSSTRAFAKYAPHFIPAMDRTVHKLTRGKVMLSAQMLPGLILTVKGAKSGQPRTTPLACMPVADGVWVLVGSNFGRPGHPNWTANLLAHPEADVSWKGADIPVRARLLEGEERALVWEEALKFWPPYATYQARIDREIRLFRVEKR; from the coding sequence ATGCCGCCCGGAATCAAGCTCATGCAGAAGATGTCCTCCACGCGGGCCTTCGCGAAGTACGCCCCGCATTTCATCCCTGCGATGGACCGCACGGTACACAAACTGACGCGCGGCAAGGTGATGCTGAGCGCGCAGATGCTGCCGGGGCTGATCCTTACGGTGAAGGGCGCCAAGTCCGGTCAGCCGCGCACCACTCCGCTGGCGTGCATGCCGGTCGCGGACGGGGTGTGGGTGCTGGTCGGCTCCAACTTCGGGCGCCCGGGGCACCCCAACTGGACCGCGAACCTGCTCGCCCACCCCGAGGCGGACGTGAGCTGGAAGGGGGCGGACATTCCGGTGCGGGCGCGGCTCCTGGAGGGGGAGGAGCGGGCGCTGGTGTGGGAGGAGGCGCTGAAGTTCTGGCCGCCGTACGCCACGTACCAGGCGAGGATCGACCGCGAGATCCGGCTGTTCCGGGTGGAGAAGCGCTGA